A genomic segment from Salvia splendens isolate huo1 chromosome 13, SspV2, whole genome shotgun sequence encodes:
- the LOC121760743 gene encoding glycine-rich cell wall structural protein 1-like, whose protein sequence is MGDLGVGGTGAGAEGKGGDRVDAAEGLIIEGGLGVGAVGTDGRGGEVRGGATAGLSGAGAVGTDGRGGEARGGATAGLIGGAIEGLGGAGAVVGAGATTGATVGLVGATAGTGGRGAGGATVGIVGAAAGTGGRGPGGATVGIVGAAAGTGGRGAGDGTVGLTGAAVDTGERGAGGLTGAAVEGLGGAGGVVGAGAATGEDGCAVGAGEGDRGGGSCWGGGGGGGC, encoded by the coding sequence ATGGGGGACTTAGGTGTTGGTGGAACTGGAGCTGGTGCAGAGGGCAAAGGTGGTGATCGAGTTGATGCAGCAGAAGGCCTTATTATTGAAGGGGGCCTTGGTGTGGGGGCAGTGGGTACGGATGGCCGTGGTGGTGAAGTTAGAGGAGGTGCAACGGCGGGCCTTAGTGGTGCGGGGGCAGTGGGTACGGATGGCCGAGGTGGTGAAGCTAGAGGAGGTGCAACAGCGGGCCTTATTGGTGGTGCAATAGAGGGCCTTGGTGGTGCGGGGGCAGTAGTTGGTGCTGGAGCTACAACTGGTGCAACAGTGGGTCTTGTTGGAGCTACAGCTGGAACTGGTGGGCGAGGTGCAGGTGGTGCAACAGTTGGGATTGTTGGAGCTGCAGCTGGCACTGGTGGGCGAGGTCCAGGTGGTGCAACAGTTGGGATTGTTGGAGCTGCAGCTGGCACCGGTGGGCGAGGTGCGGGTGATGGAACAGTGGGGCTTACTGGAGCTGCTGTTGATACCGGTGAGCGAGGTGCAGGGGGGCTTACTGGAGCTGCAGTAGAGGGCCTTGGTGGTGCGGGAGGAGTAGTTGGTGCTGGTGCTGCAACTGGGGAAGATGGTTGCGCAGTAGGAGCAGGAGAAGGAGACCGTGGTGGTGGCAGCTGTtggggtggtggtggagggggTGGCTGCTGA
- the LOC121760742 gene encoding uncharacterized protein LOC121760742, translated as MPTPTASPKTIKPFEAESPKPKPLSRPPSPLTLPPAQTKLDILEDKPINRTLRMSRTHNNGIASDGKREPNTPKDNSINKKLSNPEQQRLRVITLAGENKGAVMELSTSHKKTLQNGKQTSGSGSDSGEEGKSRSKDKANGAQPPMSGWFNSNVQGLNNSILYNSNIRHKDPGIHISVSRKGSQS; from the coding sequence ATGCCTACTCCAACCGCATCTCCCAAAACAATCAAACCATTCGAAGCAGAATCCCCCAAACCCAAGCCCTTATCCCGCCCTCCCTCGCCTCTAACACTGCCGCCTGCGCAGACAAAGCTAGACATTCTCGAGGACAAACCCATCAATCGAACTCTGAGAATGAGCAGAACTCACAACAACGGCATTGCTTCTGACGGAAAAAGAGAGCCAAACACCCCAAAAGATAATAGCATCAACAAGAAACTCTCAAATCCCGAGCAGCAACGGCTGAGGGTAATCACACTTGCAGGAGAAAACAAGGGAGCAGTAATGGAACTCAGTACCTCGCACAAGAAAACCCTTCAAAACGGTAAACAGACGTCAGGCTCAGGGAGTGATAGCGGTGAAGAAGGAAAATCAAGAAGCAAGGATAAAGCTAACGGAGCACAGCCTCCGATGTCGGGATGGTTCAACAGCAATGTGCAGGGATTGAACAATTCCATTCTGTACAACTCAAACATCCGTCATAAGGACCCAGGAATCCATATCTCGGTTAGCAGAAAGGGTAGCCAGTCGTGA
- the LOC121760634 gene encoding uncharacterized protein LOC121760634, giving the protein MAATLCLSKLPHLPPRRLMPHIQSKLSQTSSHQQHTPQLLHHLKSVSLPLTAITLPFFLPPQDAFAVGGELGILEGTSFALIHPIVMTGLFVYTLNAGYLGWQWRRVRTIQDEINQLKKDLKPVADGSPPPPSPLDAKIQQLTQERKELIKGSYRDKHFNAGSILLGFGVFESIFGGLNTWFRTGKLFPGPHLFGGAAITVLWAAAAALVPPMQKGSETARNLHIALNLLNVLLFISQIPTGIDIVFKVFEFTKWP; this is encoded by the exons ATGGCCGCCACACTCTGCCTTTCCAAACTCCCCCACCTCCCACCTCGGCGACTAATGCCCCACATCCAATCCAAACTATCCCAAACCTCCTCACACCAACAGCACACTCCCCAATTACTTCATCACCTCAAATCCGTCTCCCTCCCTCTCACCGCAATCACATTGCCTTTCTTTCTCCCCCCACAG GATGCATTTGCGGTTGGCGGAGAGCTTGGGATTCTGGAAGGAACATCTTTTGCGTTGATTCATCCGATCGTGATGACCGGCCTCTTTGTGTACACTTTGAACGCTGGATATCTCGGGTGGCAATGGAGGAGGGTCCGTACGATTCAGGACGAGATTAACCAGCTCAAGAAGGACCTTAAGCCGGTCGCTGACGGCTCTCCGCCGCCGCCCTCGCCTCTCGACGCCAAGATTCAGCAGCTCACTCAG GAAAGAAAAGAGCTAATCAAAGGGTCATATAGAGATAAGCACTTCAACGCTGGATCCATATTGCTCGGGTTTGGAGTGTTTGAATCCATATTTGGAGGGCTCAACACATGGTTCAGAACCGGAAAACTATTTCCCGGACCTCATCTGTTTGGCGGGGCAG CGATAACAGTATTATGGGCAGCCGCAGCTGCATTAGTACCTCCGATGCAGAAGGGAAGTGAAACTGCCAGAAATCTTCACATCGCACTCAATCTGTTGAATGTGcttctcttcatctctcaaaTACCTACTGGAATTGATATTGTCTTCAAAGTCTTTGAATTCACCAAATGGCCTTGA